The Rhododendron vialii isolate Sample 1 chromosome 5a, ASM3025357v1 genome contains a region encoding:
- the LOC131327707 gene encoding uncharacterized protein LOC131327707, whose amino-acid sequence MSSSAIESFNNWILDARLMPIMNLVEELRSKIMIQMLRRREEASRWVSQICPDMDAKLAKRIDKGRSWRVYKSKTGLYEVKSVPAVLVNLEEGTCSCGAWQYNGFLCAHVATVLVKTCGEEGSLAGYIDPFYHVEAYRLTYQDNIHPILAMDILDFTQGSTQVIKAPKNRRQAGRPCVKRIRSRGEEQSSARPMKCARCHKLSHHNRRTCKWATDD is encoded by the coding sequence ATGAGCTCTAGTGCTATTGAGTCCTTCAATAACTGGATACTTGATGCACGGCTTATGCCGATAATGAATTTAGTTGAAGAGTTGAGGTCCAAAATTATGATTCAAATGTTGCGTAGAAGAGAAGAAGCATCGCGTTGGGTTTCTCAGATTTGTCCAGACATGGATGCAAAGTTAGCTAAAAGGATTGACAAGGGGAGGTCGTGGAGGGTTTATAAATCAAAAACCGGCTTGTATGAGGTGAAATCTGTACCTGCTGTTCTAGTAAATCTTGAGGAAGGGACATGTTCTTGTGGAGCCTGGCAATACAATGGTTTCTTATGTGCTCATGTCGCAACGGTGTTAGTCAAGACTTGTGGAGAGGAGGGATCTTTGGCTGGTTACATTGATCCGTTTTATCATGTTGAGGCATATCGGCTCACATATCAAGATAATATCCATCCAATTCTAGCTATGGATATTCTTGATTTCACACAAGGAAGTACTCAGGTTATCAAAGCTCCAAAAAATAGGAGACAAGCTGGAAGACCTTGCGTAAAGCGCATTCGTTCTAGGGGTGAAGAACAATCCTCTGCTAGGCCAATGAAATGTGCAAGGTGCCATAAGCTTTCTCACCACAACCGCAGGACATGCAAATGGGCTACGGATGATTGA
- the LOC131327706 gene encoding uncharacterized protein LOC131327706 has translation MDLLDLFLDKYGLDLSYHHAWLGVEKARGEIFGDYESSFDKLRWYVEAAKIANPRSLLKLEVDPVSKEFSRLFVSFNACITGFNHCRPFLCLDGTHLKGRFKGCLFAATGKDADQDIHIYLSACSMIGIRQNLGLFPLAFAIVNAENDCNWLWFFRILKTILSTRPITFISDHNHGLVSNIPTVFPDCHHAYCLYHLQFNLKDHFPGRFRKGYRNRLVKLFNAIAYAPSVSAYMICEAKFY, from the exons ATGGATCTGTTGGATTTGTTTCTGGACAAGTACGGTTTGGATTTATCATACCACCATGCATGGTTAGGAGTGGAGAAGGCTAGGGGGGAAATATTTGGAGACTATGAAAGTTCATTTGATAAGTTGAGGTGGTACGTTGAAGCTGCCAAAATTGCAAATCCAAGGAGCTTATTAAAGCTTGAAGTTGATCCTGTCAGCAAGGAATTCTCAAGGCTCTTTGTGTCGTTCAATGCATGTATCACAGGGTTTAATCATTGTCGACCATTCCTTTGCCTTGATGGGACACATCTCAAAGGCAGATTCAAGGGGTGTCTTTTTGCTGCCACAGGAAAAGATGCAGATCAAG ATATTCATATCTATTTATCTGCTTGTTCTATGATTGGTATAAGACAGAACCTAG GTTTATTTCCCCTGGCGTTTGCTATTGTGAATGCAGAAAATGATTGTAATTGGTTGTGGTTTTTTCGGATTTTAAAGACTATCTTGTCTACACGACCTATTACTTTCATTAGTGATCACAACCATGGTCTCGTGAGTAACATACCAACTGTTTTTCCTGATTGTCATCATGCTTACTGTTTGTATCATCTTCAATTCAATTTGAAGGATCACTTCCCTGGACGGTTTCGAAAGGGTTATCGAAATAGGTTGGTTAAATTGTTTAATGCTATCGCTTATGCTCCATCGGTATCAGCTTATATGATATGTGAGGCTAAGTTCTACTAG